TTATAACTGTAAAATGCCAGGCAATGCCCTTCGCCGCCATCCCGTCCAGCGCGTCCGGTTTCTTGGTAATAGCTTTCAATACTTTTTGGGATATCGTTATGGATTACAAAACGCACATCTGGTTTATCTATACCCATTCCAAAAGCTATGGTTGCCACCACCACATCTACGTCTTCCATTAAAAACATATCCTGATGTTTTACCCGCGTTTTCCCATCGAGTCCGGCGTGGTATGGCACGGCTTTTATACCGTTTACCTGCAAGGCTTGCGCGAGTTCCTCTACTCTTTTTCGGCTTAAGCAGTAAATAATCCCGCTTTTACCTTCGTTTTGTTTTACAAAGCGAATAATATCCGCATCAACACTTTTTGTTTTTGGACGTATTTCGTAGTAGAGATTCGGGCGATTAAAAGAAGCTTTAAACGTATTGGCATCTGGCATGCCCAAGTTTTTAAGAATGTCTTCCTGCACCTTTGGCGTAGCGGTGGCGGTAAGCCCTATAATAGGTATATTATCGCCTATTCGCTGAATGATATTTTTTAAGTTTCTATATTCAGGTCTAAAATCGTGGCCCCATTCGCTAATGCAATGTGCTTCATCTATTGCCATAAATGAAATTTTCTGGGTTTGCAGAAAATCTACATATTCTTCTTTTGTGAGCGATTCGGGGGCAACGTAAAGCAATTTTGTTATACCGCTGGCAATATCGCTTTTTACTCTTTTTACTTCGGTTTTGTTAAGGGATGAGTTTAAAACGTGGGCCACGCCTTCTTCTGAAGAAAGTGCACGTAAGGCATCTACTTGGTTTTTCATCAGCGCTATAAGCGGAGAAACAATTATTGCTGTTCCGTCTTGCATTAGTGCCGGAAGCTGGTAACAAAGCGATTTTCCACCGCCAGTAGGCATAACCACAAAGGTGTTTTTGCCATCGAGGATGCTTTTTATAACCTCCTCCTGTAACCCCTTAAAGCGGGTAAACCCAAAGTATTTTTTTAGGCCTGCATAAATGTCAATTTCTGCCACGCTGCTTTAGTTTTTTAAAGACAATTCAGTTTTAGTTAACAATACATTGTTTTACAGATTAACAATTGTAATTTTGCAACCGTATTACGTTTACTGCATCTTAAATGAAAGTATCACTAGTTAAGATATCTGAATTGATATAATTCTATTCTAAATATACTAATTTCTGAAACAGTTACAAACATTCAAAAGCATTAAAATTTTGAACAAGCAAAACAGAATCATTTCCGTAGCCCAAAATACCATAGAAACTGAGAGTAAAGCCATTGCGAATTTGGCGCATTTAGTGAACGAAGAATTTGCAGGGGCAGTAGAATGCATTTACAACTCCAAAGGGCGGGTAATTATTACCGGAATCGGCAAAAGCGCTATTATAGCCACTAAAATAGTAGCAACTTTAAACTCTACGGGCACGCCTGCTATCTTTATGCATGCGGCAGACGCCATCCACGGAGACTTAGGTACAGTGCAAGAAACCGATACCGTAATATGTATTTCTAAAAGTGGAAATACCCCCGAAATAAAAGTACTCGTACCTTTAATTAAAGCCATTGAAAATAAACTAATAGCCATAACTGGTAATAGGGAATCGTTTTTAGGGCAGCAAGCAGATTTTGTATTAAATGCCTTTGTTGAAAAAGAAGCGTGCCCAAACAATCTGGCACCTACAACCAGTACTACGGCACAACTTGTAATTGGCGATGCCCTGGCTATGTGCTTGTTGGATCTTCGCGGTTTTTCGAGTAAGGATTTTGCTAAATTCCATCCCGGAGGCTCCTTGGGAAAAAAATTATACCTGCGGGTAAGCAATCTTACTTCGCTAAACGAAAAGCCACAAGTAGCTCCAGACACCGACCTAAAAAAGGTTATTATTGAAATTTCTGAAAAAATGCTCGGCGTAACCGCAGTGGTGGAAAATAATACTATTGTAGGAATAATTACCGATGGCGACTTGCGACGTATGTTAACCAAAACCAATAACTTTACAGGATTAACCGCCAAGGATATTATGACCCATAACCCCAAGAAAATAGCGAATAATGCTATGGCAGTTGAAGCTATGGAAATGATGGACAAATACGGCATCACTCAAATTCTCGCAGAAGACAAAGGCAGGTATAGCGGGGTAGTACACATTCATAATCTTACCAAAGAGGGCATTATATAATGAAGAAAATTGGTTCCCCAGAAAAAGAAATGTCCTTTTTAGATCACTTAGAGGAACTGCGTTGGCACCTTATTCGTTCAACGGCAGCAGTTATGATTCTGGCGGTATTGGCCTTTATTTTTAAAGATTTTGTTTTTAACACCCTTATCTTCGGACCCAAGCAACCCGATTTTCCTACCTATAGAATGTTTTGCAACATTTCGCAAGCCATGGGTTTAGACACCTTTTGCTTTCAGGAAATGCCTTTTAGAATTCAGAGTAGAACTATGGCCGGACAGTTTTCGGCGCATATGTGGACATCCATTTACGCGGGAATTATCGTAGCTTTTCCATATATTTTATACGAATTTTGGAAGTTTATAAGCCCCGGACTTAAAGAGAAAGAACGCAAAACCAGTCGCGGCTTTATTTTTATAGCCTCCCTCCTATTCTTTATTGGAGTTCTATTTGGATATTACCTAATTACCCCGCTTTCAATTAACTTTTTGGGAAATTATCAAGTGAGCAAAGAGGTTTTTAACGATTTTGATTTAGACAGTTATATTTCACTGGTTCGCACCTCGGTATTGGCCTGCGGCATTGTTTTTGAACTGCCCATCATTATGTATATTCTTACAAAAATTGGCTTGATAACGCCCGAAATACTTCGGAAGAACCGCAAATTCGCCTTAATAATTGTTTTAATTCTTTCGGCTATAATTACACCTCCAGACATTGTAAGTCAGATAATTGTAGCTATTCCTATAATTATATTA
This region of Aequorivita marisscotiae genomic DNA includes:
- the tatC gene encoding twin-arginine translocase subunit TatC, which codes for MKKIGSPEKEMSFLDHLEELRWHLIRSTAAVMILAVLAFIFKDFVFNTLIFGPKQPDFPTYRMFCNISQAMGLDTFCFQEMPFRIQSRTMAGQFSAHMWTSIYAGIIVAFPYILYEFWKFISPGLKEKERKTSRGFIFIASLLFFIGVLFGYYLITPLSINFLGNYQVSKEVFNDFDLDSYISLVRTSVLACGIVFELPIIMYILTKIGLITPEILRKNRKFALIIVLILSAIITPPDIVSQIIVAIPIIILYEVSIYISKIVIRNQKREENRRKRKD
- a CDS encoding KpsF/GutQ family sugar-phosphate isomerase — its product is MNKQNRIISVAQNTIETESKAIANLAHLVNEEFAGAVECIYNSKGRVIITGIGKSAIIATKIVATLNSTGTPAIFMHAADAIHGDLGTVQETDTVICISKSGNTPEIKVLVPLIKAIENKLIAITGNRESFLGQQADFVLNAFVEKEACPNNLAPTTSTTAQLVIGDALAMCLLDLRGFSSKDFAKFHPGGSLGKKLYLRVSNLTSLNEKPQVAPDTDLKKVIIEISEKMLGVTAVVENNTIVGIITDGDLRRMLTKTNNFTGLTAKDIMTHNPKKIANNAMAVEAMEMMDKYGITQILAEDKGRYSGVVHIHNLTKEGII